A portion of the Granulosicoccus antarcticus IMCC3135 genome contains these proteins:
- a CDS encoding DMT family transporter encodes MTVASTALLIDRRKLWVGTSAACAVSLIWATWLVASRSGAQSSLTVYDLAAFRYGISAVFALPFVLYFKPWRTMSIRRMGIVTFLLSPVYILFVFSGFLYAPAAHGGIFMNGALPAITLLIGWLWLSERASGWQLLGVALIMIGAVLAVVDTTQLDIADSWIGDLMFLTGGIFFSGYLVVGRLWQVTTSQVLLCSSVLNALLYMPIWYWLLPSGIEQATEGQLVLQVLYQGLIPGLIGLLLVATAARNIGSATTAAFMASVPALGTVLSIVYLGEMPGFLGWLSLLILTPGILIVALVKR; translated from the coding sequence ATGACAGTGGCAAGTACAGCGCTGCTGATTGATCGGCGCAAGCTTTGGGTCGGCACATCGGCTGCCTGTGCGGTATCGCTGATCTGGGCAACCTGGCTGGTTGCCAGTCGCTCGGGCGCACAGTCTTCGCTGACCGTTTATGATCTGGCCGCTTTTCGTTATGGCATATCAGCTGTTTTTGCGTTGCCATTCGTGCTGTATTTCAAGCCATGGCGCACGATGAGTATCAGGCGGATGGGGATTGTTACCTTCTTGCTGAGCCCGGTCTACATACTATTTGTATTCAGTGGTTTTCTGTATGCACCGGCCGCTCACGGGGGGATTTTCATGAACGGTGCCTTGCCTGCCATCACTTTGCTCATTGGCTGGCTTTGGTTGTCCGAAAGGGCCAGTGGCTGGCAGCTTTTGGGTGTGGCCTTGATCATGATCGGTGCTGTACTGGCGGTTGTGGATACCACACAACTGGATATAGCCGACAGCTGGATAGGCGATCTGATGTTTCTTACGGGCGGGATCTTCTTCTCAGGCTATCTGGTCGTGGGACGTTTGTGGCAGGTGACAACCAGTCAGGTGCTGCTTTGCAGTTCGGTACTGAACGCCTTGTTGTATATGCCCATCTGGTACTGGTTACTGCCCAGTGGTATCGAACAAGCCACGGAAGGGCAACTGGTATTGCAGGTACTTTATCAAGGCCTGATACCCGGACTCATCGGTTTGCTGCTGGTGGCGACGGCTGCGCGAAATATCGGCTCGGCAACGACAGCAGCCTTCATGGCATCAGTACCAGCTCTGGGGACTGTATTGAGCATTGTCTATCTGGGGGAGATGCCAGGCTTTCTTGGCTGGCTGAGTCTGCTGATACTGACGCCGGGCATATTGATTGTGGCGTTGGTCAAACGCTGA
- a CDS encoding thiamine pyrophosphate-binding protein, whose translation MNRFSGGQLLVKALKTHGVQRVFCVPGESYLPVLDALHDSGIDNTLCRHEGGAAMMAEAWGKLTGVPGICLVTRGPGATNATAGLHVALQDSTPMILFIGQIGSGIREREAFQEVDYRRFLGTSVKWVAEIDDAERMDEMISRAFHVATSGRPGPVALALPEDALSQLASVKPVAPWKQIETYPGPEEMSSLASLLESSTKPLAILGGTRWNEQAVNTFRQIAQTWQLPVACSFRRQMLFDHTNSHYAGDVGIGMNPELRKRVEEADLILMVGGRFSEMPSQNYTLLDIPSPRQTLVHVHPGAEELGRVYRPELAIHASPSAFTAALGKLQPTLQSAQRQTEVETAHKAYRNWSEATPTTPGDVQMSSVMQTLAQTLPDDAILTNGAGNYASWIHRFWKFRHFGSQLAPTSGSMGYGLPAAIAAKLCQPERTVVAFAGDGCFQMTMQEFGTAVQAEANIIVMLIDNGIYGTIRMHQEKTFPGRVSATTLKNPDFAAVAAAYGAFSTTVTRTEQFAPALQQAIEAGKPALIHIHISPEAITPTMTLTQIRQQAEAAKG comes from the coding sequence ATGAACAGATTTTCAGGTGGCCAGTTGCTGGTCAAGGCATTGAAAACGCACGGTGTGCAACGCGTCTTCTGCGTCCCTGGGGAGAGCTATCTTCCGGTACTGGATGCGCTACATGACAGCGGTATCGACAATACGCTGTGCCGCCACGAGGGCGGTGCTGCCATGATGGCTGAAGCCTGGGGCAAGCTGACCGGTGTGCCGGGTATCTGCCTGGTGACTCGCGGGCCTGGAGCCACCAATGCCACGGCCGGCCTGCACGTGGCTTTGCAGGACTCCACGCCCATGATTCTGTTTATCGGACAGATAGGCAGCGGTATTCGCGAGCGCGAAGCTTTTCAGGAAGTCGACTACCGGCGCTTTCTGGGCACCTCGGTTAAATGGGTCGCAGAAATCGATGATGCAGAACGCATGGACGAGATGATTTCCAGAGCCTTCCATGTCGCCACATCAGGCAGACCCGGACCGGTTGCCCTGGCCCTGCCCGAAGATGCCCTCTCCCAGCTGGCATCAGTCAAACCGGTAGCGCCCTGGAAACAGATCGAGACATACCCAGGGCCTGAAGAGATGTCATCGCTTGCCTCGCTGCTTGAATCGTCGACTAAACCTCTGGCGATTCTGGGTGGCACACGCTGGAACGAACAGGCCGTGAACACCTTCCGTCAGATAGCACAAACCTGGCAACTACCGGTTGCCTGCTCGTTCCGTCGACAGATGCTGTTCGATCATACCAACAGCCACTATGCCGGTGATGTCGGCATCGGCATGAATCCGGAACTGCGTAAACGGGTTGAAGAGGCCGATCTGATTCTCATGGTCGGTGGCCGATTTTCGGAAATGCCTTCGCAGAACTACACGCTTCTGGACATTCCATCGCCACGCCAGACACTGGTACATGTGCATCCGGGTGCCGAGGAGCTGGGCCGTGTCTATCGGCCTGAGCTTGCCATCCATGCCAGCCCATCAGCATTTACAGCGGCACTTGGCAAGCTTCAACCGACGCTCCAGAGTGCACAACGGCAGACAGAAGTGGAAACTGCACACAAAGCCTACCGCAACTGGTCAGAAGCTACACCAACCACGCCCGGTGATGTACAGATGTCCTCAGTCATGCAGACTCTTGCCCAGACCTTGCCTGACGATGCCATCCTCACCAACGGCGCCGGCAACTACGCCAGCTGGATCCACCGCTTCTGGAAGTTCCGGCATTTCGGCTCACAGCTTGCGCCCACCTCCGGTTCAATGGGCTATGGTTTGCCTGCGGCCATTGCTGCCAAATTATGCCAACCGGAGCGAACCGTCGTAGCCTTTGCAGGTGATGGCTGTTTCCAGATGACAATGCAGGAGTTTGGTACCGCAGTGCAGGCCGAAGCCAACATCATCGTGATGCTCATTGACAATGGCATTTACGGCACCATTCGCATGCATCAGGAGAAAACCTTTCCGGGCCGTGTCTCAGCAACGACACTGAAAAACCCGGACTTTGCGGCTGTGGCTGCCGCTTATGGCGCCTTCAGCACCACGGTAACCCGCACTGAACAGTTTGCCCCCGCACTGCAGCAAGCAATAGAGGCAGGCAAACCTGCATTGATACATATTCATATCAGCCCCGAAGCCATCACACCGACAATGACACTGACGCAAATTCGACAACAGGCAGAAGCGGCAAAAGGCTGA
- a CDS encoding TAXI family TRAP transporter solute-binding subunit, whose translation MRLLTSLLAASMLLGTATSVLSETRVTYKSAKTGSSYYQMAVELAEAMKTGTEGDISVTVEESQGSVQNVMEAGVRPGNYVFTSPPALVELSQSGKAMFEGKSNPAFANIRALFPIPSLTMHFVVSEESGIQAFADMEGKTILLGKGSFGATEGEKYLTLFDLEGKVKLAEVELSNAVAALKNGQIDGFVTAGSYPAPNVIEAAASTSVRLLSLDDKQVAATKRTPMLIPAGTYSGQDEDVATTSLAVVAYATTAMSDDIAYAMTRTYWEQKKAMAGTSAWWDGVDASLMESLGQLHPGAIRYYDEIGMQLSDAQRQ comes from the coding sequence ATGAGATTGCTTACTTCACTGCTTGCCGCGAGCATGCTGCTTGGCACCGCCACTTCAGTGCTTTCTGAGACCCGGGTGACCTATAAATCCGCAAAGACGGGTTCATCCTATTATCAGATGGCAGTCGAACTGGCTGAAGCCATGAAAACCGGTACTGAGGGGGATATCAGCGTGACGGTGGAAGAGAGTCAGGGCTCGGTGCAGAATGTCATGGAGGCGGGTGTTCGTCCCGGTAATTATGTGTTTACATCGCCGCCGGCTCTGGTCGAGCTGTCGCAATCGGGCAAGGCCATGTTTGAAGGCAAGAGTAATCCTGCTTTTGCCAATATTCGGGCCTTGTTCCCCATTCCGTCATTGACCATGCATTTTGTTGTGTCAGAGGAAAGTGGTATCCAGGCGTTCGCCGATATGGAAGGCAAGACCATCCTGTTGGGCAAAGGCTCATTTGGCGCAACCGAAGGTGAAAAATATCTGACGCTGTTCGATCTTGAAGGCAAGGTCAAACTGGCTGAAGTAGAACTGTCCAATGCAGTGGCTGCTCTCAAGAACGGCCAGATTGACGGTTTCGTGACAGCAGGTTCCTATCCGGCACCTAATGTCATCGAGGCGGCAGCCAGTACATCTGTTCGTTTGTTGTCGCTGGATGACAAGCAGGTTGCGGCCACCAAACGTACGCCCATGCTCATTCCGGCAGGCACCTACTCGGGGCAGGACGAGGATGTTGCGACAACCTCTCTGGCAGTGGTCGCCTATGCGACAACGGCGATGAGTGATGATATTGCGTATGCCATGACGCGAACCTACTGGGAGCAGAAGAAGGCAATGGCCGGCACCTCTGCCTGGTGGGATGGTGTGGATGCCAGTCTGATGGAGAGTCTGGGTCAGTTGCACCCCGGTGCCATTCGTTACTATGATGAAATCGGCATGCAACTGAGTGATGCCCAGCGTCAGTGA
- a CDS encoding TRAP transporter permease: MNKPFSSPAADRPWVLLGAISIAFHLWLVFSGLVPNLVSRPLHMALALPWILLAAYRPGSVATSVSVAGRITGVVLFLTGLTACLWVAWQHAMLGDQYGYLADNTQRLVAVVLLLAVLEMARRAIGWPLPLVALLSLLYGLLGQYIPGEFGHPGTPLNSFLGTLTIAEGGLWGSLTGVSVSIVAIFVIFGSVLNAGEAGQGFMNLASSAAGRLKGGAAKVSVVSSALFGSISGSASANVASTGTVTLPAMIKLGYPRALAGAVEAVASSGGQIMPPLMGAGAFVMVELTGISYTQIMAAASLPAALYFFAVWTGINGFATRFDLQPLDKDQLPELQRVLLTTGFFLVPFTTLLVSMFVFGRTPQYAASWAIASGFVLLLFNDRLQPGIGQFLHRVKQACLQSGEQIATIAGIILCASIVVGVLGITGLGVKLTSAILSLSGGQLVPALLLTALACLVLGMEVPTTAAYVICVSVAGPALTELGLPLLTTHLFVFWFALLSTITPPVCGAVFIAAGMVGENWLKVAGFAMALGLGLYLIPLTMISHPALLNVAQTPLASTAIALVIAVGLAAISFAVTSKKAWTLRIAAFVLGCLLLFF; encoded by the coding sequence TTGAACAAGCCATTTAGCTCTCCTGCGGCAGACAGGCCCTGGGTTCTTCTGGGAGCGATCTCCATTGCCTTCCACTTGTGGCTGGTTTTCAGTGGCCTGGTACCCAACCTGGTCAGTCGCCCGTTGCACATGGCGCTGGCTTTGCCCTGGATTTTACTGGCAGCCTATCGTCCCGGATCAGTCGCGACTTCCGTCTCTGTTGCCGGGCGCATCACGGGTGTTGTGTTGTTCCTGACGGGTCTCACAGCTTGTCTGTGGGTGGCCTGGCAGCATGCCATGCTGGGTGATCAGTATGGTTATCTGGCTGATAATACGCAGCGCTTGGTGGCCGTCGTCCTGTTGCTGGCCGTCCTGGAGATGGCTCGTAGAGCCATAGGCTGGCCCTTGCCACTGGTTGCATTATTGTCATTGCTTTATGGCTTGCTGGGCCAGTACATACCCGGCGAGTTCGGGCATCCGGGTACGCCGTTGAACAGTTTTCTGGGCACCCTGACTATTGCAGAAGGCGGCTTGTGGGGAAGCCTGACCGGCGTGTCGGTCAGCATTGTGGCTATATTCGTGATTTTTGGTTCCGTGTTGAATGCCGGTGAGGCCGGGCAGGGGTTCATGAATCTTGCCAGCAGTGCAGCGGGTCGTCTGAAAGGGGGAGCGGCCAAGGTATCCGTCGTCTCATCAGCCTTGTTCGGCTCGATCAGTGGCTCTGCCTCGGCTAATGTCGCTTCAACGGGAACGGTCACACTGCCCGCCATGATCAAACTGGGTTACCCCAGAGCGTTGGCCGGTGCGGTTGAAGCTGTTGCCTCATCGGGTGGTCAGATCATGCCGCCGTTGATGGGGGCGGGTGCTTTTGTCATGGTTGAGCTTACCGGCATCAGCTACACACAGATCATGGCCGCAGCGAGCCTGCCAGCGGCTCTCTACTTTTTTGCTGTGTGGACAGGCATCAACGGGTTTGCCACACGCTTTGACCTGCAACCACTGGACAAGGACCAGCTGCCCGAGTTGCAGCGAGTGCTGCTGACGACAGGTTTTTTTCTGGTGCCGTTCACCACATTGCTTGTCAGTATGTTTGTTTTTGGACGTACGCCTCAGTATGCGGCTTCGTGGGCCATCGCATCCGGGTTTGTATTGTTGCTGTTCAATGATCGCTTGCAGCCGGGTATTGGCCAGTTTCTTCACAGAGTCAAACAGGCTTGTCTGCAGTCAGGTGAACAGATAGCAACCATTGCCGGCATCATCCTGTGCGCATCGATCGTGGTTGGCGTTCTGGGAATTACCGGTCTGGGGGTCAAGCTGACGTCAGCTATTTTATCCCTGTCGGGTGGTCAGCTTGTGCCTGCACTGCTACTGACCGCGCTGGCCTGTCTGGTATTGGGTATGGAGGTGCCAACAACGGCAGCTTATGTCATCTGTGTCTCTGTTGCCGGGCCTGCATTGACAGAGTTGGGACTACCCTTGCTGACTACACATCTGTTCGTCTTCTGGTTTGCACTACTGAGTACCATTACGCCGCCGGTCTGTGGCGCCGTTTTTATTGCAGCGGGTATGGTGGGGGAGAACTGGCTGAAAGTGGCAGGCTTCGCAATGGCCCTGGGCCTGGGGCTATATCTGATTCCGTTGACCATGATCAGCCATCCGGCATTGCTGAACGTTGCCCAGACCCCGTTGGCATCGACAGCCATTGCTCTGGTGATCGCGGTTGGCCTGGCTGCCATCTCGTTTGCCGTGACGAGTAAGAAGGCCTGGACCTTGAGAATCGCCGCTTTCGTATTGGGTTGTCTGTTGCTGTTCTTCTAG
- a CDS encoding FadR/GntR family transcriptional regulator, producing the protein MPHTVFEPIEHTSVVESVIEQIEMLILNGILRDGARLPAERDLALQLGVSRPKVREAFKILENNELITVRHGEGTFVAPLIGSAMSPALIALYSRHQNAFLDYLEFRAEQEGFAAGLAAARATHADKEILASIIVKLETAHATDDTDASQDADIEFHAAIIDASHNSLLVHTMSSIYSLTRQNLFYNRSFLRAMDGSGEQLLAQHQQIFDAILEGNPERSTKAARDHIAFVQRSYLEEESRAQRDQVSSRRLALM; encoded by the coding sequence ATGCCGCACACCGTCTTTGAACCGATCGAACACACCTCAGTTGTCGAATCCGTCATCGAGCAGATCGAAATGCTGATACTGAACGGAATACTTCGTGATGGTGCACGCCTGCCTGCCGAACGCGATCTGGCGTTACAGTTAGGCGTCTCGAGGCCCAAGGTGCGCGAGGCCTTCAAGATTCTTGAAAACAATGAATTGATCACCGTACGCCACGGTGAAGGCACCTTTGTCGCACCGTTGATCGGTTCGGCCATGTCACCTGCCCTCATTGCATTGTATTCACGCCATCAGAACGCGTTTCTCGATTACCTTGAGTTCCGGGCAGAACAGGAAGGCTTCGCGGCCGGCCTGGCGGCGGCTCGCGCCACCCACGCTGACAAAGAAATTCTGGCCTCCATCATTGTCAAACTGGAGACCGCTCACGCAACTGATGACACAGACGCCTCCCAGGATGCTGACATCGAGTTTCACGCAGCCATCATCGACGCCAGCCACAACTCACTGCTGGTACATACGATGTCGTCTATCTATTCGCTCACCCGTCAGAACCTGTTCTATAACCGCTCGTTTCTGCGCGCGATGGACGGTTCCGGTGAGCAACTGTTAGCCCAGCATCAACAGATATTCGATGCCATCCTTGAAGGCAATCCAGAACGTTCGACGAAGGCGGCCCGCGATCATATTGCTTTCGTCCAACGCTCCTACCTGGAAGAAGAATCCCGAGCACAGCGCGACCAGGTATCAAGCCGCCGCCTCGCACTCATGTGA
- the dld gene encoding D-lactate dehydrogenase — protein MNDKELLNSLREIVGPQHLLTGARKTERFRKGFRSGQGEALCVVQPGTLLEQWDVLKACVAADKIVIMQAANTGLTEGSTPSGSYERDVVLINTRRMDALHLLKDGAQVLALPGSTLFALEKLLTPLGRQPHSVIGSSCIGASIVGGVCNNSGGSLIERGPSYTELTLYAQLGADGQLRLINHLGLSLGDTPEEILTRVQKGEFSDADLEQSDKKASDTEYAKLVREVEADTPARFNADKRCLHESAGCAGKLAVFAVRLDTYPGNEQEQVFYVGTNDPADLTDLRRDILAGFDSLPVSAEYMHREVFDITTRFGKDTMVMIDKLGTDKLPTFFAIKGAVDARLNRIPFLNGFSDRCMQGLSALWPRILPKRMTEFRDRFEHHLILKMHDGGIAEAQAYLERNFADKDADFFVCTPREGKIAGLHRFAAAGAAIRYQNVHTNEVEDIIALDIALKRNERTWREELPPEISDQLVHKLYYGHFMCHVMHQDYIVRKGADVAALKAKMLEILDQRGAEYPAEHNVGHLYKAKPDLAAFYKSVDPTNSMNPGIGKMSRLKHYA, from the coding sequence ATGAACGATAAGGAACTGCTTAACTCTCTGCGTGAAATTGTCGGTCCCCAGCACTTGCTGACGGGGGCCAGAAAAACCGAACGCTTTCGCAAGGGGTTTCGCTCAGGCCAGGGAGAGGCGTTGTGTGTGGTGCAGCCTGGCACCTTGCTGGAACAGTGGGATGTCTTGAAGGCCTGCGTGGCGGCGGACAAGATTGTCATCATGCAGGCCGCCAATACGGGGCTGACTGAAGGCAGTACACCCAGTGGCAGTTATGAGCGTGATGTGGTTCTGATCAATACGCGCCGCATGGACGCATTGCATCTGCTCAAGGATGGGGCACAGGTTCTGGCATTGCCCGGATCAACGCTGTTTGCATTGGAGAAGTTGCTGACACCGCTGGGCCGCCAGCCGCATTCGGTGATCGGATCATCCTGCATTGGAGCCTCGATTGTGGGTGGAGTCTGCAACAACTCGGGTGGTTCTTTAATCGAGCGAGGGCCGTCATATACCGAACTGACCCTTTACGCACAGCTTGGCGCTGATGGCCAGCTACGCCTCATCAATCATCTGGGACTGTCGTTAGGCGACACGCCTGAAGAGATTCTGACCCGTGTTCAGAAAGGTGAATTCAGTGATGCTGATTTGGAACAGAGTGACAAGAAAGCTTCAGATACTGAGTACGCGAAGCTTGTGCGTGAGGTCGAGGCTGATACGCCGGCCCGATTCAACGCCGACAAGCGCTGCCTGCATGAAAGCGCCGGCTGTGCTGGCAAGCTGGCGGTATTTGCCGTGCGGCTGGATACCTACCCCGGTAACGAGCAGGAGCAGGTTTTCTATGTCGGCACTAATGACCCTGCGGATCTGACTGATCTGCGCCGCGATATTCTCGCAGGCTTCGACAGCTTGCCGGTCAGCGCCGAATACATGCATCGCGAGGTGTTCGACATCACGACGCGGTTCGGTAAGGATACGATGGTGATGATTGACAAGCTGGGCACCGACAAGCTGCCCACCTTCTTTGCGATCAAGGGTGCTGTGGATGCCCGGTTGAACAGAATTCCTTTTCTGAATGGTTTCTCGGATCGCTGCATGCAGGGGCTCAGTGCACTATGGCCCCGTATTCTGCCCAAGCGCATGACAGAATTCCGTGATCGCTTCGAGCACCACTTGATCCTCAAGATGCACGACGGCGGTATCGCCGAGGCACAGGCCTATCTTGAGCGCAATTTTGCCGACAAGGACGCTGATTTTTTTGTCTGCACGCCACGTGAGGGCAAGATTGCAGGTCTGCACCGGTTCGCCGCCGCTGGTGCTGCCATCCGCTATCAGAATGTTCACACCAACGAGGTGGAGGACATCATTGCTCTGGATATTGCGCTGAAACGTAACGAACGCACATGGCGTGAGGAATTACCGCCTGAAATCAGTGACCAGCTGGTCCATAAACTCTATTATGGTCATTTCATGTGCCACGTCATGCATCAGGACTATATCGTCCGCAAAGGTGCAGACGTTGCTGCCTTGAAGGCTAAAATGCTTGAAATACTAGATCAACGTGGTGCAGAGTATCCTGCCGAACACAACGTCGGACATCTGTATAAGGCTAAGCCGGATCTGGCCGCATTCTACAAGTCCGTCGATCCGACCAATTCCATGAATCCGGGAATCGGCAAGATGTCCAGGCTCAAGCATTACGCCTGA
- a CDS encoding (Fe-S)-binding protein: protein MTMDHSDKPRVGLFVTCLVDAMRPNIGFASLKLLEQAGCIVEVPQAQTCCGQPAYNSGDDATTKAIAQQLIEAFESYDYVVVPSGSCASMIRTHYGALFVDDPVWAARQQALSAKTWEILSFLSDVMAMQIEQVRYQGTATYHDSCSGLRDLGVHDQPRQLLENVEGLSMKPLKDDDVCCGFGGTFCVKYPDISNAIVSEKTDAIANTGADTLLAGDLGCLMNMAGKLSREGRDIKAFHTVEVLAGMADGAGIIGSDK, encoded by the coding sequence ATGACTATGGATCACTCAGACAAGCCTCGCGTCGGGCTGTTCGTTACCTGCCTTGTCGATGCCATGCGCCCTAATATCGGGTTTGCAAGCCTGAAGCTGCTGGAGCAGGCGGGATGCATCGTCGAGGTGCCGCAGGCTCAGACCTGTTGCGGCCAGCCGGCTTATAACAGTGGGGATGACGCCACGACGAAGGCCATCGCTCAGCAACTTATCGAAGCGTTTGAATCTTATGACTATGTGGTGGTGCCATCAGGATCCTGCGCCAGCATGATCCGCACCCATTACGGCGCACTCTTTGTGGATGACCCGGTGTGGGCTGCGCGGCAGCAGGCGCTCTCTGCCAAGACTTGGGAGATTCTCAGTTTTCTGAGTGATGTCATGGCCATGCAAATTGAGCAGGTACGCTACCAGGGCACGGCCACCTATCATGACAGCTGTTCGGGTTTGCGCGATCTGGGCGTTCACGATCAACCCCGGCAGTTACTGGAAAATGTCGAGGGCTTGTCGATGAAACCATTGAAAGATGATGATGTCTGTTGCGGATTTGGCGGTACATTTTGTGTCAAATACCCAGATATTTCCAATGCGATTGTTTCTGAAAAAACCGATGCCATTGCCAATACCGGGGCAGATACACTGCTGGCAGGTGATCTGGGTTGTCTGATGAACATGGCTGGCAAGCTTTCACGAGAGGGTCGTGATATCAAGGCGTTTCACACGGTCGAAGTGCTGGCAGGCATGGCCGATGGGGCAGGAATCATCGGGAGCGACAAGTGA
- a CDS encoding LutB/LldF family L-lactate oxidation iron-sulfur protein: MIQTSEKFREHVAHALTDADLKIALTRTTGLLQSRRRQVIDEYPEYAQARIRAQAIKDHTLKHLGHYLEMFEANATANGAKVHWAATPGEARRIVSDICVKAGAKTATRVKSMLGEEIGIAEALADAGVERIETDLAEHIIQLAGEAPSHIVMPAMHKTREQVASLFDEKHGVAPDSHDVTDLVASARRELRKKFLSADVGISGANFLIADTGAIVTVTNEGNSELTCTPPKTHIVTVGIEKIVPGMDHATVLLRLLARAAIGAEITQYTTFYNGPKREDDADGPTDYHIVLVDNHRSEMLGTDLQPMLRCIRCGACMNHCPVYAAVGGHAYGAVYPGPMGSVLTPAMSSLEAAKDLPNACTLNGRCKEVCPVNIPLPDMLRTFRARQWEAGLTPPLAQWALKGWGFVARRPRIYRLASGLSVYGLRLWAFGKGRIRKMPLASSWLKYRDLPRPEKGSFMQQYNASEHAKRSRK; encoded by the coding sequence GTGATACAGACATCGGAAAAATTTCGCGAACATGTCGCCCATGCTCTGACGGACGCGGACCTCAAGATTGCCTTGACCCGGACCACGGGTCTCTTGCAATCACGTCGCAGGCAGGTCATAGACGAATACCCGGAATACGCCCAAGCCCGTATAAGGGCGCAGGCGATCAAGGATCACACGCTGAAGCATCTGGGGCACTACCTCGAGATGTTCGAGGCGAATGCGACTGCGAACGGGGCGAAGGTGCACTGGGCAGCAACGCCGGGTGAGGCGCGCAGGATTGTGTCGGATATTTGTGTCAAGGCGGGTGCCAAGACCGCGACCCGCGTCAAATCGATGCTGGGAGAGGAGATTGGTATTGCTGAGGCGCTTGCTGATGCGGGTGTCGAACGTATCGAAACCGATCTGGCAGAGCATATTATTCAGCTGGCAGGAGAGGCGCCCAGTCACATCGTGATGCCGGCCATGCACAAGACCCGCGAGCAGGTCGCCAGCCTCTTTGATGAGAAACACGGTGTTGCGCCGGACAGTCATGATGTGACCGATCTGGTGGCCTCGGCGCGGCGTGAGCTGCGCAAGAAATTTCTGAGCGCAGATGTCGGCATATCGGGTGCCAATTTTCTGATTGCCGATACCGGGGCGATTGTTACCGTCACCAACGAAGGTAATTCCGAGCTCACTTGCACGCCACCGAAAACGCATATCGTCACCGTCGGTATCGAAAAGATTGTGCCGGGCATGGATCACGCCACTGTCTTGCTCCGCTTGTTGGCTCGTGCGGCCATCGGTGCGGAAATCACGCAATACACCACGTTCTATAACGGACCCAAGCGCGAAGACGACGCTGATGGCCCCACGGATTACCATATCGTTCTGGTCGACAATCACCGATCCGAAATGCTGGGGACAGACTTGCAACCCATGTTGCGCTGTATCCGTTGTGGAGCTTGTATGAACCACTGTCCGGTGTATGCCGCTGTTGGTGGGCATGCATACGGTGCGGTCTATCCGGGGCCAATGGGCTCGGTGCTGACGCCGGCCATGTCCTCTCTGGAAGCGGCAAAGGACTTGCCCAATGCCTGTACTTTGAATGGGCGTTGCAAGGAGGTCTGTCCCGTCAACATACCGCTTCCCGATATGTTGCGCACCTTTCGTGCACGTCAGTGGGAGGCAGGATTGACTCCGCCGCTTGCCCAATGGGCACTGAAGGGCTGGGGGTTTGTTGCCCGCCGGCCCAGGATCTACCGCCTGGCTTCTGGCTTGAGTGTTTATGGCCTGCGCCTGTGGGCGTTTGGCAAGGGCCGAATCCGCAAGATGCCATTGGCGTCAAGCTGGTTGAAATATCGCGATCTTCCCCGCCCGGAGAAGGGTAGTTTCATGCAGCAGTACAATGCGTCAGAGCATGCCAAGAGGAGCCGCAAATGA
- a CDS encoding LutC/YkgG family protein: protein MSDRSAILGAIRAATRACEVPASQIASEAATLVAEATVVQPKFGGVSLVERFVSKASSERVTATVSRVDTMAEVPASVADYLNQRDQRMQLAVQPTVKLEQLDWAGFERLDDLADDGGVAVTLAEYGIAETGSVVFRSAADAPVLLTFLPLIHIVVLQASTILAYPEDLWSHLGGADAPQSRALTLVTGTSGTADIEAINVRGAHGPRSMHIVLVTE from the coding sequence ATGAGTGATCGATCCGCCATTCTGGGCGCTATCCGCGCAGCCACCAGAGCCTGCGAAGTCCCGGCATCCCAGATTGCCTCAGAGGCTGCCACGCTGGTTGCCGAAGCGACGGTTGTGCAACCCAAATTTGGTGGCGTATCGCTGGTTGAGCGCTTTGTCAGCAAAGCGAGCTCCGAGCGCGTAACCGCCACCGTTTCCCGCGTCGACACGATGGCAGAGGTGCCGGCCAGCGTGGCGGACTACCTCAACCAGCGAGATCAACGGATGCAGCTTGCGGTGCAACCAACCGTGAAGCTTGAACAGCTGGACTGGGCAGGTTTTGAGCGGCTGGACGATCTGGCAGATGATGGGGGTGTTGCGGTGACTCTTGCCGAGTATGGAATTGCCGAAACCGGATCGGTCGTTTTTCGATCAGCTGCAGATGCCCCGGTGCTGTTGACCTTCCTGCCACTGATTCATATTGTCGTGCTTCAAGCCAGCACGATACTGGCGTATCCCGAAGACCTCTGGTCACATCTTGGTGGTGCGGATGCGCCGCAGTCGCGTGCCCTGACTCTGGTTACCGGCACCAGCGGTACGGCAGATATCGAAGCCATCAATGTTCGTGGTGCACATGGACCCAGGAGTATGCATATCGTTCTGGTTACTGAATGA